Proteins encoded in a region of the Halobacteriovoraceae bacterium genome:
- the preA gene encoding NAD-dependent dihydropyrimidine dehydrogenase subunit PreA, with the protein MSKLLEVFSNGVRFENPFLVGSGPPSTNAKIVARSFDAGWGGSVLKTFSLDHTKVRNIAPRYGKLFDGGKCIGMTNNELISDIPCSDWLEYIRDLKKNYPTKVIVASIMEEPDKLRWQELTDKVIKAGADIIELNLSCPHGMPERKMGGAMGQNPDIVKDVTSWVKEVAGTVPVWAKMTPNITDICEPARASIEGGADGLVAINTLLSISNIDLKTFKPVPNVKGISAFGGYSYKAVRPIALRMVGELAMAFPKTPISGVGGIVDGYSAAEFMCMGATTLQVCSAIMLDGFKIIDKMKRELSDILNEHKMKNVMELSGKSLSFFGTMEEMANRLEASKMQHQAHTNNFNGDNIIEVSSSLTDVN; encoded by the coding sequence ATGTCTAAATTACTTGAAGTTTTCTCAAATGGTGTTCGATTTGAAAATCCTTTTCTGGTTGGATCAGGCCCACCATCTACCAATGCTAAAATTGTGGCCAGATCTTTTGATGCTGGATGGGGTGGGTCTGTTTTGAAAACCTTTTCATTGGATCATACAAAAGTCAGAAATATTGCTCCAAGATATGGAAAATTATTTGACGGTGGAAAATGTATTGGAATGACAAATAATGAGCTCATATCCGATATTCCTTGTAGCGATTGGTTAGAGTATATTCGAGATTTGAAAAAAAATTACCCAACGAAGGTGATAGTGGCCTCTATAATGGAAGAACCTGATAAATTGCGATGGCAAGAACTCACTGATAAAGTTATAAAGGCCGGTGCAGATATTATTGAATTAAACCTCTCTTGTCCCCATGGTATGCCAGAGAGAAAAATGGGTGGGGCCATGGGACAAAATCCTGATATTGTAAAAGATGTTACAAGTTGGGTTAAGGAAGTTGCGGGTACTGTTCCTGTCTGGGCCAAAATGACTCCAAATATCACTGATATTTGTGAACCAGCAAGGGCCTCCATTGAGGGGGGAGCAGATGGACTGGTGGCCATCAACACTCTTTTATCAATTTCAAATATTGATTTAAAAACTTTTAAACCAGTTCCCAATGTTAAAGGTATTTCGGCCTTTGGTGGATATTCATATAAAGCTGTAAGACCTATTGCTTTAAGAATGGTTGGTGAACTTGCTATGGCCTTTCCCAAAACTCCAATAAGTGGAGTTGGCGGAATTGTTGATGGTTATTCTGCTGCTGAGTTTATGTGTATGGGTGCAACAACTCTTCAGGTCTGTTCAGCAATAATGTTAGATGGTTTCAAAATTATCGATAAAATGAAACGAGAGCTATCAGATATATTAAATGAACATAAAATGAAAAATGTAATGGAACTTAGTGGAAAGTCACTTTCATTTTTTGGTACAATGGAAGAGATGGCCAATCGACTTGAAGCAAGCAAAATGCAACATCAAGCACATACAAATAATTTTAATGGCGATAATATCATTGAAGTCTCAAGTTCGTTGACAGATGTGAATTAA
- a CDS encoding glutathione peroxidase, with amino-acid sequence MNIYDFIVKDAFGEDVTLEKFKGKKLIIVNTASKCGFTPQYKELEELKSKYIDTVEILAFPCNQFGGQEPGKDEEIQNFCELNYKISFPVFSKIEVNGENAHPLFNYLKNEAPGILGSKAIKWNFTKFLIDESGKVIKRFSPQTSPLEIESDL; translated from the coding sequence GTGAACATATATGATTTTATTGTCAAAGATGCATTTGGTGAGGATGTTACACTTGAAAAATTTAAAGGGAAAAAGCTTATAATTGTAAATACAGCAAGTAAGTGTGGATTTACACCTCAATATAAAGAATTAGAAGAGCTAAAAAGTAAATATATCGATACGGTTGAGATTCTTGCCTTTCCGTGTAATCAATTTGGAGGACAGGAACCTGGAAAAGATGAAGAAATTCAAAACTTTTGTGAGCTAAACTACAAAATTAGTTTTCCGGTTTTTTCCAAAATCGAAGTGAACGGAGAAAATGCGCATCCTTTATTTAATTACTTAAAGAATGAAGCACCAGGAATTTTAGGAAGCAAAGCTATTAAGTGGAATTTCACAAAATTTCTAATTGATGAAAGTGGTAAAGTAATCAAAAGATTTTCTCCTCAAACATCACCGCTAGAAATTGAATCTGATCTCTAA
- a CDS encoding OPT/YSL family transporter: MTERIYEPIPNELQLTKRAIITGCSIGALINCMNIYFGMKTGWTIGGSLLGAILSFSIMNLFNNKNCPSILEVNISQTAASAAGGIASAGFVSSVPALGLLGVKLTTLELTLWALSVSYIGIFFAVPLRRQMIIIEKLRFPQGIATAETIMAMFAKSDIAKMKSKTLLYIAIIAGLHTLLVHFFPSFGMPPLVKSLGLLAISAWGFKLYINPMMFGAGILIGTRISVSLFIGTLIAWGFIGPSITQMGWVSEDIMNYQTGARGWLLWPGVALSVTDAIMALILSYKSIINSFKKVESKNNSEADSQEIPLIWWTTGLFVSSIFLVIMANFIFKIPLLVTVFAIIISSGLSMIATRSTGETDINPIGGMGKIAQAAFGAISPGNMVTNLMAAGITGAGATQAGDMMQDLKTGYLLGASPKKQFKAQLFGITAGVFLTAPIYKLFDSAYEIGSEKLPAPAAFAWKAMAELLTKGFDSLPTHSEKAVIIAAICGVILSLLKMNDKIKPYIPSALAMGISFIIPAYYSIAMFIGCLLFMLWGKISPENSKTLGFSVASGLVAGEGLMGIVTALLTFFKIG, translated from the coding sequence ATGACAGAAAGAATCTATGAACCAATCCCAAACGAACTTCAATTAACAAAAAGGGCCATTATTACCGGATGCTCAATTGGCGCACTTATAAACTGTATGAATATTTATTTTGGTATGAAGACAGGATGGACGATAGGTGGCTCCCTGCTTGGTGCCATACTTTCTTTTTCAATAATGAATTTATTCAATAATAAAAATTGTCCTAGCATTTTAGAAGTAAATATTTCTCAAACTGCAGCTTCAGCAGCTGGTGGCATTGCTTCAGCTGGTTTTGTTTCAAGTGTTCCGGCCTTGGGTCTACTTGGGGTAAAACTTACAACCTTAGAACTCACTTTGTGGGCACTATCAGTATCGTATATTGGTATCTTTTTTGCGGTTCCATTACGTCGACAAATGATCATCATTGAAAAATTAAGATTTCCCCAAGGAATCGCAACGGCCGAAACAATAATGGCCATGTTTGCAAAAAGTGACATTGCAAAAATGAAAAGTAAAACTCTACTCTATATTGCAATCATTGCTGGATTACACACCCTGCTAGTACACTTTTTTCCTTCATTTGGAATGCCTCCACTTGTTAAGAGTTTAGGCCTTTTGGCCATTTCTGCCTGGGGATTCAAATTATACATAAATCCTATGATGTTTGGAGCAGGCATACTCATTGGCACAAGAATAAGTGTTTCACTTTTTATTGGAACTCTCATTGCTTGGGGTTTTATTGGGCCCTCAATTACTCAAATGGGTTGGGTATCCGAAGATATAATGAACTATCAAACTGGAGCAAGAGGATGGCTACTATGGCCAGGAGTGGCCTTAAGTGTAACTGATGCAATTATGGCGCTGATCTTATCGTATAAATCAATCATCAATAGTTTTAAAAAAGTAGAATCTAAAAACAATTCTGAAGCTGACTCTCAAGAAATTCCACTAATCTGGTGGACAACAGGTTTATTTGTTTCAAGTATTTTTTTGGTCATTATGGCCAATTTTATTTTCAAAATCCCACTTTTAGTGACAGTTTTTGCAATTATTATTTCTTCAGGTCTTTCAATGATCGCCACAAGAAGTACAGGAGAAACTGACATCAATCCAATTGGAGGAATGGGTAAAATTGCTCAGGCAGCTTTTGGCGCAATTAGTCCGGGAAATATGGTCACAAATCTCATGGCCGCGGGTATTACTGGAGCAGGGGCCACTCAAGCAGGAGATATGATGCAAGATTTAAAAACTGGTTATTTGCTTGGTGCTTCTCCCAAGAAACAATTTAAGGCCCAGTTATTTGGTATCACTGCAGGAGTTTTCTTAACAGCACCAATTTACAAATTGTTTGACTCTGCCTATGAAATTGGAAGTGAAAAGCTTCCTGCACCGGCCGCCTTTGCATGGAAAGCGATGGCCGAACTTCTTACAAAGGGGTTTGATTCACTTCCAACACATTCAGAAAAGGCCGTTATTATTGCTGCGATTTGCGGAGTCATTCTCTCTTTGTTAAAAATGAATGACAAAATTAAACCCTATATTCCTAGTGCTCTGGCGATGGGTATATCTTTTATCATTCCTGCATATTATTCGATTGCAATGTTCATCGGTTGCTTGTTGTTTATGCTTTGGGGTAAAATTTCACCTGAAAACAGTAAGACTTTGGGTTTCTCTGTCGCTTCTGGTTTAGTTGCAGGAGAAGGACTGATGGGAATCGTAACAGCTTTATTAACTTTCTTTAAAATAGGATAG